The following are encoded in a window of Desulfopila inferna genomic DNA:
- a CDS encoding biotin/lipoyl-containing protein — protein sequence MRKFRVLVNGNEYMVAIEELAEEGNELSATAASPRKVIPANNPQTGAETPKVAVAKKEPGGNSQGSIVAALPGTILNVLVNVGDKVERGQSLLVLEAMKMENDVKAPNDGVVKEISVAKGASVNSGDLLMVLA from the coding sequence ATGAGAAAATTCCGTGTGCTGGTAAACGGCAATGAATACATGGTTGCCATCGAGGAACTGGCGGAAGAGGGCAATGAGCTAAGCGCAACCGCCGCATCACCGCGGAAGGTTATTCCTGCCAATAACCCACAGACCGGCGCAGAAACGCCGAAAGTAGCAGTTGCGAAGAAAGAGCCGGGAGGCAATTCGCAAGGCAGTATTGTTGCCGCCTTGCCCGGCACCATTCTGAATGTCCTGGTCAATGTCGGGGATAAGGTGGAGCGGGGGCAATCCCTGCTGGTCCTCGAGGCTATGAAAATGGAAAATGATGTTAAGGCGCCTAATGACGGGGTGGTCAAGGAAATTTCAGTGGCCAAGGGTGCTTCCGTAAATTCCGGAGATCTGCTCATGGTGTTGGCGTAA
- a CDS encoding OadG family transporter subunit, with protein sequence MNTVELLAKFADPEIIKTLSLSEKLIAGLVVTFLGMGITLISLVILQIAIAVMARLTAGTPVPATNVIPREDSKDEVINDEEIVAAVTAAIALQLKTSVSNIIIRNIEKIEEPSSAWQKAGIAEQLNNKL encoded by the coding sequence ATGAATACAGTAGAGCTGCTGGCAAAATTCGCCGACCCCGAGATTATAAAAACGCTGTCCCTCTCGGAAAAGCTGATAGCCGGGTTGGTCGTTACTTTTCTGGGGATGGGGATTACTCTCATTTCTCTGGTGATCCTCCAGATTGCCATAGCTGTCATGGCCAGGTTGACTGCCGGGACGCCAGTTCCGGCTACGAATGTAATTCCCCGGGAAGACAGCAAAGATGAGGTGATCAATGATGAAGAGATTGTCGCCGCGGTCACTGCGGCAATCGCCCTGCAATTGAAGACATCGGTAAGTAATATCATTATCAGAAATATCGAAAAAATCGAGGAGCCATCCTCTGCATGGCAAAAGGCGGGCATCGCCGAGCAGCTGAATAATAAATTGTAG
- a CDS encoding acyl-CoA carboxylase subunit beta encodes MSVDKREILKRKKEKISQGGGQERIEKQHAKGKMTARERLEYFFDKGTFIEMDAFVKNRCTRFGMDKMDFEGESVVTGYGMVDGRLVYAFSQDFTITGGALGEMHARKIVKAMDGAVKVGAPVVGLNDSGGARIQEAVDALSGYGDLFFRNAIYSGVIPQISAIMGPCAGGAVYSPALTDFVFMVDKTSQMFITGPQVIKTVTGEVVSAEDLGGAMTHNSTSGNVHFLAESDKHCLDSIRKLLGFLPSNNMETARRTEAAGDLNRQIEELNDLIPDSPNKAYDIHDVFRPIIDNEDFFEYQPYFAKNLVAGFARINGKSIGIVANQPQVMAGCLDMNAGDKAARFIRTCNAFNIPLLTIVDVPGFLPGITQEHGGIIRHGAKILYAYSEATVPKVTLITRKAYGGAYVAMCSKSLGADMVFAWPSAEIAVMGSDGAVNIIFKRDIDQAEDKQATRQNILREYAAEFATPYKAAERGFVDDVIEPQATRQRVIDAFNMLEGKREKRPAKKHGNMPL; translated from the coding sequence ATGTCCGTTGACAAACGAGAAATACTAAAGCGCAAGAAAGAAAAAATTTCTCAGGGCGGAGGTCAGGAAAGGATCGAAAAACAGCATGCCAAGGGCAAAATGACAGCCCGGGAGCGTCTGGAATATTTCTTTGATAAAGGAACGTTTATTGAGATGGATGCCTTTGTTAAAAACAGATGCACTCGTTTCGGCATGGACAAAATGGATTTCGAGGGTGAATCCGTGGTTACCGGCTATGGCATGGTGGATGGCAGGCTGGTGTATGCTTTCTCCCAGGACTTCACCATTACTGGAGGCGCCCTTGGTGAGATGCATGCCAGAAAGATCGTCAAGGCAATGGATGGTGCCGTTAAAGTCGGTGCTCCCGTAGTTGGACTGAATGATTCCGGCGGTGCCAGGATCCAGGAAGCAGTGGATGCCCTGTCGGGCTATGGAGATCTCTTTTTCAGAAACGCCATTTATTCCGGAGTGATTCCGCAAATTTCCGCAATCATGGGCCCCTGTGCCGGTGGTGCAGTGTATTCACCCGCCCTGACCGATTTTGTCTTTATGGTTGACAAGACATCGCAGATGTTCATCACCGGGCCGCAGGTTATTAAAACTGTAACCGGGGAGGTTGTTTCCGCAGAAGACCTTGGGGGTGCCATGACCCACAACAGCACCAGCGGCAATGTACATTTTCTTGCAGAGAGCGACAAACACTGTCTTGATTCTATCCGTAAACTTCTGGGATTCCTGCCCTCGAATAATATGGAAACCGCCAGGCGTACTGAGGCGGCAGGTGATTTAAACAGGCAAATCGAAGAACTCAACGATTTGATACCGGACAGTCCCAACAAAGCATATGACATACATGATGTCTTCAGGCCGATTATCGACAACGAAGACTTTTTTGAATACCAGCCCTACTTTGCCAAAAATCTGGTTGCCGGTTTTGCCAGAATCAACGGTAAATCAATCGGCATTGTTGCCAATCAGCCGCAGGTTATGGCTGGATGCCTGGATATGAATGCCGGCGATAAGGCGGCAAGGTTTATCAGAACCTGTAATGCTTTTAATATACCCCTGCTCACCATAGTCGATGTCCCGGGTTTTCTTCCCGGCATAACTCAGGAGCACGGCGGCATTATCCGTCATGGTGCCAAGATTCTTTATGCCTATAGTGAAGCCACAGTTCCCAAGGTTACCCTGATTACGCGGAAGGCATATGGCGGCGCTTATGTCGCCATGTGTTCAAAGTCTCTGGGGGCGGATATGGTTTTTGCCTGGCCTTCAGCCGAAATTGCCGTCATGGGTTCTGATGGGGCGGTCAATATCATCTTTAAAAGGGATATTGATCAAGCAGAGGATAAGCAGGCGACCCGGCAAAATATTCTTCGGGAATATGCTGCTGAATTTGCAACGCCCTATAAAGCAGCGGAACGGGGTTTTGTCGATGATGTTATTGAGCCTCAGGCAACCCGGCAGCGAGTTATAGATGCCTTCAACATGCTGGAAGGGAAGCGGGAAAAAAGACCGGCAAAGAAGCACGGCAATATGCCGCTTTAG
- a CDS encoding FadR/GntR family transcriptional regulator, giving the protein MENLFHRVKQNRIYQDVAEQIQTLILEGHVVAGEKLPSARELCDMFQTSNGILQEALKILEQKSLVEIRPGIKGGTYVKNASAELMAENLAMLIRSHTISLQHLAEFREGIEGAVAALAASRSMAADNQTLVKLIDEAARCREEGLSGWNRFVQVDEKIHTEIARIAGNPLYNFVLHSIYDNIHRYYDKFLPAGEVEMEENFQDLQLIVQSIAAGESDKARQFAIHHVRRFSSYLEQKKRQNPEL; this is encoded by the coding sequence ATGGAAAATCTCTTTCACAGAGTGAAGCAGAATCGAATATACCAGGATGTTGCTGAGCAGATCCAGACACTGATTCTTGAAGGTCATGTCGTGGCGGGAGAAAAACTCCCGTCAGCAAGAGAGTTATGCGACATGTTTCAAACCAGCAACGGCATACTTCAGGAGGCTCTTAAAATTCTGGAGCAGAAGAGCCTTGTCGAGATTCGTCCCGGCATAAAGGGAGGAACCTATGTTAAAAATGCCAGTGCTGAATTGATGGCTGAAAACCTGGCCATGCTGATACGCTCTCATACGATTTCGTTGCAGCATCTTGCCGAATTCCGTGAAGGGATCGAGGGGGCAGTTGCGGCACTTGCTGCTTCCAGGTCAATGGCTGCTGATAATCAAACCCTGGTCAAACTCATCGACGAAGCCGCCCGGTGTCGTGAAGAAGGACTTTCCGGCTGGAACAGATTTGTCCAGGTGGATGAGAAGATCCATACCGAAATCGCCCGCATTGCCGGTAATCCCCTCTATAACTTTGTGCTGCACTCCATCTATGATAATATCCATCGCTATTACGACAAATTTTTACCTGCGGGTGAAGTGGAAATGGAGGAGAACTTTCAGGACCTGCAGCTTATTGTCCAGTCTATCGCCGCTGGAGAAAGCGACAAGGCACGGCAATTCGCTATCCATCATGTCCGGCGGTTCAGCAGTTACCTGGAGCAGAAAAAGCGTCAGAACCCCGAACTGTGA
- a CDS encoding DMT family transporter: MKGPAGKADRYKQSMQKQSQAYLFTVLAVLLWSTAATAFKIALQYVTPFILLFYSALFSTIALLVILTLQGQLGKLKNIKTKSWVMAALLGFINPFLYYLVLFKAYSLLPGQIAMSLNYGWPLALTLLSVPILKQSLSRVQLLALAVSFCGAIVIATRGEMTAFAGVSLAGVMLAFTSTVIWAVFWLVNARDGLAPVFKLFLGFCFGLLYATLFSPLFGGLHIPSMQAFLPLIYIGLFEMGITFVLWLSALQMSSSAARIGNLIYISPFLSLFFLWLIIGEEIHQATFIGLFLIVGSIILQEFYSKRRPPIKRS, from the coding sequence ATGAAAGGACCGGCCGGCAAGGCTGATAGATATAAGCAATCAATGCAGAAACAGTCACAGGCATACCTCTTCACTGTGCTGGCGGTGCTTCTCTGGAGCACGGCGGCAACGGCCTTCAAGATAGCCCTGCAATATGTCACTCCTTTCATCCTGCTTTTCTATTCGGCCCTTTTTTCCACCATTGCTCTGCTGGTCATCCTGACCCTGCAGGGTCAACTTGGCAAGCTTAAAAATATAAAGACTAAATCCTGGGTCATGGCGGCCCTTCTCGGTTTTATCAACCCCTTTCTCTACTATCTTGTCCTCTTCAAGGCCTACTCCCTTCTTCCGGGACAAATCGCTATGTCGCTCAACTACGGCTGGCCCCTGGCCCTTACGCTGCTCTCTGTGCCCATCCTTAAACAAAGTCTCAGCCGCGTTCAGCTTCTCGCTCTTGCCGTGAGTTTCTGCGGTGCCATTGTCATTGCCACCCGGGGTGAGATGACTGCCTTTGCAGGAGTGAGTCTGGCCGGAGTGATGCTCGCCTTCACCTCTACCGTTATCTGGGCGGTGTTCTGGCTAGTCAATGCCAGGGATGGTCTTGCTCCGGTTTTCAAACTTTTCCTGGGATTTTGCTTCGGCCTTCTCTATGCCACACTGTTCAGTCCTCTCTTTGGCGGTCTGCATATTCCTTCAATGCAAGCCTTTCTTCCGCTTATATACATCGGTCTCTTTGAGATGGGCATCACCTTCGTCCTCTGGCTCAGCGCCCTGCAAATGAGCAGCAGCGCGGCACGGATCGGCAACCTTATCTATATTTCGCCCTTCCTCTCCCTTTTCTTCCTGTGGCTCATCATCGGAGAAGAAATTCATCAGGCTACATTTATAGGACTCTTTCTGATCGTAGGGTCGATTATCTTACAGGAATTCTATTCCAAGCGCCGACCACCAATAAAACGCAGCTGA